A segment of the Zingiber officinale cultivar Zhangliang chromosome 8B, Zo_v1.1, whole genome shotgun sequence genome:
TCGGTTTCCTCGCTGAAGATGGACCTGTCCAGCTCATTCTCCACGATGCTCGGCCTCATCGCGCCCGTGCTCCAGATCCCTTCCCGCCAAATTCTGAAAAGGATCCCCGGCACCGCTGACCACAAGCTCGAGCGGACCCACCAGAGGCTGTGCGCGCGGCTCGACTCCATCATCGCGAGGAGGTCGAGGGAGTTGGGGCCGGGGGAACCGAAGGACTTCCTTACAGCTCTCTTGAACGCGAGGAGGCAGCCCGGCACGCCGGCCGCCGAGCTGCTCACCGAGGGCCACGTGCGCGCGCTCGCCTACGAACACCTGGTGGCGGGAACCAAGACGACCGCGTTCACGCTGGCAATGACGGTGTATCTGGTGTCGTGCCATCTGGAGGTGGAGCGGAGGTTGGTGGCGGAGATCGACCGGTTCGGCGCCAAGAGTTCGGTGCCGACGTCGGAGGATCTGCAGAGCAAGTTTCCTTACCTCGACCAGGTAATCGACTTTAAGGTTAGATGAATTTTCATTCTGGCCCtttatattttgtttattttattatggtcttaaaattttgttatgacttaaaattctataatttttgttaattttctttttttaaaaatagaatttcaATAAATGattatctttttcaaaaaaaaatccatcAATACTTGACATACATTTACAATGATTATTAATAGTTTGGATTAGCCCGGTGCAGTGgtaaagtactaaacaaatatataaaaaaaattaaatcagaaTTTGAATTAGTCTGAacaactaaatttaaaaaaaaatttaaaaaataatttatacaagTAAGTTGAGACAATGAACTATCTCAATTAAATGAAAATTTCATAATTTGATAAATAGGAATGAAATGATAAAAAACTAATAAGTAAGCAATATTAGTGGTAAAAATTGAGGTTTGTATGCAATGATTTTAAATTTGGAATTATTTAAACTCAGGTGATAAAGGAGTCTATGAGGATGTACACGGTGTCACCACTAGTTGCACGAGAGACATCCCAACAAGTGAAAATCGGGGGATATGTTCTACCAAAGGTCACCTTTGAAATTTTATATTAGCGCTTGAGTTTCTATTTTATAAATTACATTAATCAAAAtatcgaaaaaaaaaaatactctcaGGGTACTTGGGTTTGGCTTGCACTCGGAGTGGTGGCTAAAGACTCGAAGCAATTTCCAGCACCAGATGTGTTCCGACCAGAGCGGTTTGACCCAACATGCGAAGAAGAGAAACAAAGACACCCATATGCACACATTCCGTTTGGAATTGGGCCGCGTTCTTGCATTGGGCAAAAATTTTCTATTCAAGAGCTCAAGCTTGCGTTGATTGAGCTTTACCGACACTTTATTTTTAGACCGTCTCCGATGATGGATTCATCGCCCGAGTTTGAGTATGGTTT
Coding sequences within it:
- the LOC122017228 gene encoding cytochrome P450 711A1-like isoform X1, which encodes METNVESFLNSSAAFFVLASLSLLLLFFAYFSVPYWKVRHVPGPPARFIVGHLPYLASHGPDVLRAFAKSHGPIFRFHMGRQPLVIVADAELCREVGIKNFKYIRNRSRLSPTSGSDLLQNGLFLTRDSRWNITRNLITALYQPTHLAGLIPTMNHYVAAFSAAVSHFHRLREDVPISDLALRLAIDVLGKTAFGIDFKLLSDPTISGVSDANGDGDEASAFLKEHTYSVSSLKMDLSSSFSTMLGLIAPVLQIPSRQILKRIPGTADHKLERTHQRLCARLDSIIARRSRELGPGEPKDFLTALLNARRQPGTPAAELLTEGHVRALAYEHLVAGTKTTAFTLAMTVYLVSCHLEVERRLVAEIDRFGAKSSVPTSEDLQSKFPYLDQVIDFKVIKESMRMYTVSPLVARETSQQVKIGGYVLPKGTWVWLALGVVAKDSKQFPAPDVFRPERFDPTCEEEKQRHPYAHIPFGIGPRSCIGQKFSIQELKLALIELYRHFIFRPSPMMDSSPEFEYGLVLGFKRCVKLRAIKRTDSERKK
- the LOC122017228 gene encoding cytochrome P450 711A1-like isoform X2, which produces METNVESFLNSSAAFFVLASLSLLLLFFAYFSVPYWKVRHVPGPPARFIVGHLPYLASHGPDVLRAFAKSHGPIFRFHMGRQPLVIVADAELCREVGIKNFKYIRNRSRLSPTSGSDLLQNGLFLTRDSRWNITRNLITALYQPTHLAGLIPTMNHYVAAFSAAVSHFHRLREDVPISDLALRLAIDVLGKTAFGIDFKLLSDPTISGVSDANGDGDEASAFLKEHTYSVSSLKMDLSSSFSTMLGLIAPVLQIPSRQILKRIPGTADHKLERTHQRLCARLDSIIARRSRELGPGEPKDFLTALLNARRQPGTPAAELLTEGHVRALAYEHLVAGTKTTAFTLAMTVYLVSCHLEVERRLVAEIDRFGAKSSVPTSEDLQSKFPYLDQVIKESMRMYTVSPLVARETSQQVKIGGYVLPKGTWVWLALGVVAKDSKQFPAPDVFRPERFDPTCEEEKQRHPYAHIPFGIGPRSCIGQKFSIQELKLALIELYRHFIFRPSPMMDSSPEFEYGLVLGFKRCVKLRAIKRTDSERKK